One genomic window of Bartonella sp. HY038 includes the following:
- a CDS encoding cation acetate symporter — MKSIKNYNLLFLSAIFAFIFQSNAFADAISGEMAKQPLNLTAIGMFALFVLFTLGITAWAAMRTKSRADFYTAGGGISGFKNGLAIAGDYMSAASFLGISAMVMNQGYDGLIYAVGFLVGWPIVMFLLAERMRNLGRFNFADVSGFRFDTKPIRIFSACGTLIVVAFYLIAQMVGAGQLIKLLFGINYIWAVLIVGVLMITYVLFGGMKATTWVQIIKACLLLFGVTFMAFMVLLHFNFNFNSFFQAAVDVKTQMALADGKTPEEAAAAGLRIMAPGGYDAISAISLGMALMFGTAGLPHVLMRFFTVPNAREARKSVLWATVWSGYFYIVIFIIGFGAIALVLSNPELAAPLTSGAGASNMAAVMVGKAVGGNMFYGFISAVAFATILAVVAGLTLSGATAISHDIFNMISRKGMATNDEELRVSRIATICIGIVAVLLGIAFEQQNVAFMVGLAFAIAASANFPVLLLSILWKGCTTRGAVIGGFIGLALSVGLTIVSPAVWVNTLHLSKESVLFPFASPAIISIPIAFFSVWFFSIIDKSARAKIDKAGFRAQEIRSETGFGASKASDH; from the coding sequence ATGAAATCGATTAAAAATTATAACTTATTGTTTTTATCTGCCATTTTTGCTTTTATCTTTCAGTCAAATGCTTTTGCAGATGCAATTAGTGGTGAAATGGCAAAACAGCCATTAAATCTAACAGCTATCGGCATGTTTGCCCTTTTTGTATTGTTCACGTTAGGAATTACCGCATGGGCCGCTATGCGCACAAAGTCGCGAGCCGATTTTTATACCGCTGGTGGTGGTATTTCAGGCTTTAAAAACGGGCTTGCTATTGCTGGTGACTATATGTCTGCAGCCTCTTTCCTTGGTATTTCGGCTATGGTGATGAACCAGGGCTATGATGGGCTTATTTATGCGGTTGGCTTTCTCGTTGGTTGGCCAATTGTGATGTTCCTTCTCGCCGAGCGCATGCGAAATCTTGGTCGTTTCAATTTCGCTGATGTGTCTGGATTTCGCTTTGACACCAAGCCTATCCGCATTTTTTCTGCCTGTGGTACGTTGATTGTGGTGGCATTTTATCTTATTGCGCAAATGGTTGGGGCAGGGCAGCTTATTAAGTTGCTTTTTGGTATCAATTATATTTGGGCAGTGCTTATCGTTGGTGTGCTGATGATCACCTATGTGTTATTTGGTGGTATGAAAGCAACAACATGGGTGCAAATTATTAAAGCATGCCTTTTGCTGTTTGGTGTCACCTTTATGGCATTTATGGTATTGCTGCACTTTAATTTCAATTTTAATAGCTTCTTCCAAGCAGCCGTTGACGTTAAAACCCAAATGGCGCTTGCTGATGGTAAAACACCAGAGGAAGCTGCGGCGGCAGGCTTAAGAATTATGGCGCCTGGTGGCTATGATGCAATCTCAGCCATTTCGCTTGGCATGGCGCTTATGTTTGGTACTGCCGGTTTGCCACATGTTTTGATGCGTTTTTTTACCGTGCCAAATGCACGTGAAGCACGTAAATCCGTGTTATGGGCAACCGTCTGGAGTGGCTATTTCTACATTGTTATCTTCATTATTGGCTTTGGTGCTATTGCTCTTGTGTTATCCAATCCCGAACTTGCCGCGCCGTTAACCTCTGGAGCGGGTGCATCCAACATGGCGGCAGTTATGGTCGGTAAGGCTGTTGGCGGCAATATGTTCTATGGCTTTATTTCAGCAGTTGCTTTTGCTACTATTTTGGCTGTGGTTGCAGGTCTAACATTGTCTGGTGCAACCGCTATTTCTCATGATATTTTCAACATGATATCGAGAAAAGGTATGGCAACAAATGATGAAGAATTGCGCGTGTCACGTATCGCTACAATTTGCATTGGCATTGTTGCAGTGCTTCTTGGTATTGCTTTTGAGCAGCAAAATGTTGCTTTCATGGTGGGGCTTGCTTTTGCTATTGCGGCATCTGCTAACTTTCCAGTATTACTACTTTCCATCCTGTGGAAGGGGTGTACAACGCGCGGTGCGGTAATTGGTGGCTTCATTGGTCTTGCTCTTTCTGTTGGTCTAACGATTGTTTCGCCGGCTGTTTGGGTCAATACACTGCATCTTTCAAAAGAATCTGTGTTGTTTCCTTTTGCGTCGCCAGCAATTATTTCTATTCCAATCGCATTCTTTAGTGTGTGGTTCTTCTCTATAATTGATAAAAGCGCCCGTGCGAAAATTGATAAGGCAGGTTTTAGAGCTCAAGAAATTCGCTCCGAAACGGGTTTTGGTGCGTCGAAAGCATCAGATCACTAG
- a CDS encoding cysteine hydrolase family protein produces MKHPTLRTIAGAAIIENLQFEQTALLVIDFQNEYFIGSLPIPNGMAALKNAKNLIEYADENAIAVFHVQHIAPQGSATFAQDSAMSAFHSDILPKPHHKIVQKNMPSVFASSDIDMQLKAAGINTLIICGLMTHMCVSAAAREAIPLGYNIVVAEDACATRSIDFNNEDTIDYTTLHKASLVTLNDAFGDVMTVNQIINLECKS; encoded by the coding sequence ATGAAACATCCGACACTTCGTACAATAGCTGGTGCGGCTATTATTGAAAATCTGCAATTTGAACAAACTGCATTACTTGTTATTGATTTTCAAAATGAATATTTTATCGGTTCATTGCCAATTCCTAATGGAATGGCGGCCTTAAAAAATGCAAAGAATTTGATCGAATACGCCGATGAAAATGCAATCGCCGTATTCCATGTGCAACATATAGCACCACAAGGAAGTGCAACATTTGCGCAAGATAGCGCAATGTCTGCATTTCATAGCGATATTTTGCCTAAACCGCATCATAAGATAGTACAAAAAAACATGCCAAGTGTTTTTGCGTCAAGCGATATTGATATGCAGCTTAAAGCAGCTGGTATAAATACATTGATCATTTGCGGTTTAATGACCCATATGTGTGTAAGTGCTGCTGCGCGCGAGGCTATCCCTTTGGGATACAATATTGTCGTGGCTGAAGATGCATGCGCTACGCGCTCTATTGATTTTAATAATGAGGATACAATTGATTATACCACGTTGCATAAAGCATCATTGGTTACACTGAATGATGCTTTTGGCGATGTTATGACGGTCAATCAGATAATAAACTTGGAATGCAAATCTTGA
- a CDS encoding 16S rRNA (uracil(1498)-N(3))-methyltransferase — protein MRANYKMQRLFVDQTFLNDSLSATGVKLALAKEQTHYLVHVLRMVLGDEVLVFNGRDGEWRAKIIDISKKALVLELQTLERQQPKPIDLTYYFAPLKHARLDYMMQKAVEMGASSLQPVLTQHTQVNRLNIERMQANIIEAAEQCGILAVPSCLEPISLDRLLANWDEKRHLIFCDEAAEGDNPLPILQKLSRGPLGVIIGPEGGFSDSERKLIRSCSFAHAIPLGPRILRADTAAVVALALIGVTLGDWL, from the coding sequence ATGCGCGCAAATTATAAAATGCAACGGCTTTTTGTCGATCAAACTTTTTTAAATGATTCCTTATCGGCTACGGGTGTGAAACTTGCTTTGGCCAAGGAGCAAACCCATTATCTTGTCCATGTTTTAAGGATGGTTTTGGGAGATGAGGTTTTGGTTTTTAACGGCCGTGATGGTGAATGGCGAGCCAAAATTATTGATATTTCGAAAAAAGCGCTTGTGCTTGAATTGCAAACACTTGAAAGACAGCAGCCAAAGCCAATTGATCTTACTTATTATTTTGCGCCGTTAAAGCATGCGCGCCTTGATTATATGATGCAAAAGGCGGTCGAAATGGGCGCAAGCAGCCTTCAGCCAGTTTTAACCCAGCATACTCAGGTCAATCGGTTGAATATTGAGCGTATGCAAGCCAATATTATCGAAGCTGCCGAGCAATGCGGCATTCTTGCTGTACCCTCTTGTTTAGAACCTATAAGTTTAGATCGGCTTTTAGCCAATTGGGATGAAAAACGACATTTGATTTTTTGTGATGAGGCTGCAGAAGGCGATAATCCCTTGCCAATATTACAAAAATTATCGCGCGGGCCGTTAGGGGTTATTATTGGTCCTGAAGGTGGATTTAGTGATAGTGAGAGAAAATTAATCCGTAGCTGCTCTTTTGCCCACGCCATCCCCCTTGGACCACGTATTTTAAGAGCTGATACAGCAGCTGTCGTTGCCCTTGCGTTAATTGGTGTTACGCTTGGTGATTGGCTATAA
- a CDS encoding autotransporter outer membrane beta-barrel domain-containing protein, producing MKKFLLASTVLTGAFLFATNVQAAECLTASNGTFAIGTNGAPNQNSCSISSVNSTIGNDSIWAGGFGVYSGRTSNTMTIENDFSTTVKGSAGIIVYGGGGTTATQSVFDATGKTINLTLENLTANPQTGAGDRIAKVGLGVSHGGMATIGTLNLTMLNLPSGSGGGTWGVGDRYEHYGVLAGSTVNAGEPAAFNGMQSKAVFDNLNITMQSDQGGWLFTRYPLLAGIRVIQGAGQSSGNGAAGYVEVKNDLNINLTAQGNDAIGIYVSGTEKDGVRPEVRIHNSNITITSTSTRANALRIGKELTVAGTGEGLITSTGNMVLDTLNAPNSSAIAVVWQGGALNADADTASTTIKAGGQAITVSANTGIASVQSQTSFNNLVATTSSATANLIDVVGANVDYLLSVRGANSNLTAADEGYILNMTGGSVTQPSTTVFNFADGKMTGLVNKGENATLDLNLSNNVQWILAAKNGASPSTTATFDQLNLTSGAQIVAYGASDGSANFTLQGNVLSDAGVLNLNSGVAGDSLTIKGNYTGRNNALLSIDTFLGESGALSDRLVIDGGQVDGNTLVRVNNVDATNAGGNTEPGQGIKIVRAINGGTTTDDAFALDATASNAYTLQGQTMVGAGAYAYGLFKGAQSSTVTEDEYGETELQNDWYLRSQLKPVEPPVEPPVKPPVKPEEPPVQPPVKPPVKPEEPPVEPPILPAPPVFQAGVPTYEAYPQALLNLNSLPTLQQRVGNRIWIGVSDGSAVEINVENTGLWSRVVGNHSHFESQKSTSGVDFNQNIFKAQIGIDGKLYSNDHGSLISGINGFYTTGKTKTKSFYGDGEITTDGYGLGGTLTWYGNDGFYVDGQAQVTLYNSDLKSNLANRNLVSSNDGFGYALSAEAGKRFKLDEKWSITPQTQLVYSNIDFDSFHDIFNADVSLKRGDSLEARLGFAVDYETSWKNDQGSLNRTHIYGIGNLYYALQSGTSVDVSGVDVSNQQQRLWGSVGAGGSYNWNDDNYSIYGEALVKTSLSGFGDSYGVSGRIGFRKKW from the coding sequence ATGAAAAAGTTTTTATTAGCTAGTACGGTATTAACTGGAGCCTTTTTGTTCGCTACAAATGTGCAAGCGGCAGAATGTTTAACAGCCTCCAATGGTACTTTCGCAATTGGCACAAATGGTGCTCCCAATCAAAACAGCTGTTCAATTAGTTCGGTTAATTCAACTATTGGAAATGATAGTATTTGGGCAGGTGGTTTTGGTGTTTATAGTGGTCGCACAAGCAACACTATGACTATTGAAAATGATTTTTCTACCACTGTTAAAGGTAGCGCCGGCATCATAGTTTATGGTGGTGGTGGCACTACTGCAACTCAATCGGTTTTTGATGCAACGGGTAAAACAATCAATTTAACCCTTGAAAATCTGACTGCAAACCCGCAGACTGGTGCAGGGGACCGAATTGCAAAGGTTGGCCTTGGCGTGTCCCATGGTGGAATGGCAACCATAGGCACGCTTAATCTTACCATGCTTAATTTACCCTCTGGTTCTGGTGGTGGCACTTGGGGAGTAGGTGACCGTTATGAGCATTATGGTGTATTGGCTGGCTCTACAGTTAATGCGGGTGAGCCAGCAGCTTTTAATGGGATGCAATCAAAGGCGGTTTTTGACAATTTAAATATTACCATGCAATCTGATCAAGGTGGTTGGCTTTTCACTCGTTATCCATTATTGGCAGGCATTCGTGTCATTCAAGGTGCTGGCCAAAGTTCGGGTAACGGTGCTGCAGGTTATGTTGAAGTTAAGAATGATTTGAATATTAATCTTACAGCCCAAGGCAATGATGCTATTGGCATTTATGTGTCTGGTACGGAAAAGGATGGTGTCCGCCCTGAAGTGCGTATTCATAATAGTAATATTACTATTACGAGTACATCCACTCGCGCCAATGCGCTACGCATTGGTAAAGAGTTAACTGTGGCAGGTACTGGCGAAGGACTTATTACTTCCACCGGCAATATGGTTCTTGATACATTAAATGCACCTAATTCTTCGGCCATTGCCGTTGTTTGGCAAGGTGGCGCTTTGAATGCGGATGCTGATACAGCATCAACCACAATTAAAGCTGGCGGGCAAGCAATTACCGTTAGCGCAAATACAGGCATCGCAAGTGTACAAAGTCAAACGAGTTTCAACAATTTGGTTGCAACGACAAGTTCTGCAACAGCTAATTTGATTGACGTAGTAGGTGCTAATGTTGATTATTTGCTAAGTGTTCGCGGTGCAAACAGTAATCTTACTGCTGCGGATGAAGGTTATATTTTAAATATGACTGGTGGTAGCGTAACCCAGCCAAGCACCACTGTTTTTAATTTTGCTGACGGTAAAATGACCGGCCTTGTTAATAAGGGTGAAAATGCAACGCTAGATCTCAATCTTTCTAATAATGTACAATGGATTCTTGCCGCCAAAAATGGTGCTTCACCATCCACAACTGCAACATTTGACCAGTTAAATCTTACAAGTGGTGCTCAAATTGTTGCATATGGTGCATCTGATGGTAGTGCAAATTTCACCTTGCAAGGAAATGTGCTAAGTGATGCTGGTGTTTTAAATCTAAATAGTGGCGTTGCTGGTGATAGTTTAACAATTAAGGGCAATTATACTGGTCGCAATAATGCACTTTTATCAATAGATACTTTTCTTGGTGAAAGTGGCGCTTTATCTGACCGCCTTGTGATTGATGGTGGCCAAGTCGATGGCAATACTCTGGTTCGCGTGAATAATGTTGATGCAACCAATGCAGGAGGCAATACCGAGCCTGGACAGGGCATTAAAATTGTTCGTGCCATAAATGGCGGTACAACCACCGATGATGCTTTTGCATTGGATGCAACGGCATCCAATGCCTATACATTGCAAGGACAAACCATGGTTGGTGCTGGTGCCTATGCCTATGGTTTATTCAAAGGTGCTCAATCATCTACGGTAACAGAAGATGAATATGGTGAAACAGAACTTCAAAATGACTGGTACTTGCGTTCGCAATTAAAGCCAGTTGAACCTCCTGTCGAGCCGCCAGTTAAGCCTCCCGTGAAACCGGAAGAGCCACCAGTACAACCACCTGTAAAGCCTCCCGTAAAACCGGAAGAGCCACCTGTAGAACCTCCAATTTTACCGGCCCCGCCCGTTTTTCAAGCTGGCGTCCCCACCTATGAGGCTTATCCGCAAGCACTGCTTAATTTAAACAGCTTACCAACGTTACAACAGCGTGTTGGCAATCGCATTTGGATTGGTGTTAGTGATGGCTCAGCTGTTGAAATAAATGTCGAAAATACTGGGCTTTGGTCTCGTGTGGTTGGCAATCACAGCCATTTTGAATCCCAAAAATCAACCTCAGGAGTGGATTTTAATCAAAATATTTTTAAAGCGCAAATCGGTATTGATGGAAAACTGTATTCAAATGACCATGGCAGCCTAATTAGTGGTATCAATGGATTTTATACTACTGGTAAAACCAAGACCAAATCATTTTATGGCGATGGTGAAATCACCACTGATGGTTATGGTTTGGGCGGAACTCTCACTTGGTATGGCAATGATGGTTTCTATGTCGATGGCCAAGCACAGGTCACCCTATATAACAGTGATCTAAAATCCAATTTAGCCAATCGAAACTTAGTAAGTAGCAATGATGGCTTTGGTTATGCTTTATCAGCCGAGGCAGGTAAGCGCTTTAAACTTGATGAAAAATGGTCTATTACCCCGCAAACACAGCTTGTTTATTCTAATATTGATTTTGATAGTTTTCACGATATCTTCAATGCAGATGTAAGTTTAAAGCGTGGCGATAGTTTAGAGGCGCGTTTGGGCTTTGCTGTTGACTACGAAACCAGTTGGAAAAATGATCAGGGCTCATTAAATCGCACTCATATTTACGGCATTGGCAACCTTTATTATGCTTTACAAAGCGGCACCAGTGTCGATGTTTCCGGAGTTGATGTCTCAAATCAACAACAACGCTTATGGGGCAGTGTGGGAGCTGGTGGTTCATATAATTGGAATGATGATAATTATTCAATTTATGGCGAAGCCCTCGTCAAGACTAGCCTCAGCGGTTTTGGCGATAGTTATGGAGTAAGTGGCCGTATTGGTTTTAGAAAAAAATGGTAG
- a CDS encoding GlxA family transcriptional regulator produces the protein MTHKIAVIAYEGISAFHLSVPCTVFGDDLFKAENTNYEVKVCAEKAGRLSTLSDFDIYVEHNFEMIEEADTVIIPAWIDATTIPSPGLITALQKAFKDGKRLIGLCLGTFVLAEAGLLDGREVSTHWAWADDFTNRYPNVILKTKALYIDHNNIITSAGTAAAIDCCLHIIRQDHGADIANRLARKLVVSPHRSGDQSQYIDRPIATIAQRDRLSEALEWALSCLDQPLNLKVVAEHAFMSVRSFTRHFNKKTGISFNRWLLMQRLYRAQNLLETSKTSLEDIAQQCGFSSSVTFRQHFSRVFSIPPGVYRSQFKKHLP, from the coding sequence ATGACCCATAAAATAGCGGTAATTGCCTATGAAGGTATTAGTGCATTTCATCTTTCTGTGCCATGTACAGTGTTTGGTGATGACTTGTTCAAGGCTGAAAATACCAACTATGAGGTAAAGGTTTGTGCTGAAAAAGCTGGAAGGCTTAGTACACTCTCTGATTTTGATATTTATGTAGAGCATAATTTTGAAATGATTGAAGAGGCTGATACGGTGATCATTCCCGCTTGGATTGATGCAACTACAATTCCGTCTCCTGGTCTTATTACTGCTTTACAAAAAGCATTCAAAGATGGAAAACGTCTTATAGGGCTTTGTCTTGGTACATTTGTATTAGCAGAGGCAGGATTATTAGATGGACGTGAGGTGTCAACCCATTGGGCTTGGGCCGATGATTTTACCAATCGCTACCCGAACGTTATATTAAAAACCAAAGCTTTATACATTGACCATAATAATATTATAACCTCAGCAGGAACAGCGGCAGCCATAGATTGTTGCTTGCATATTATTCGTCAAGACCATGGTGCCGATATAGCGAACCGATTAGCGCGAAAATTAGTTGTCTCGCCACATCGCTCGGGTGACCAATCGCAATATATTGACCGCCCCATAGCAACCATTGCGCAAAGAGATAGATTGAGTGAGGCTTTGGAGTGGGCCCTTAGCTGTCTTGACCAACCACTTAATCTTAAAGTCGTTGCTGAGCATGCTTTTATGAGCGTCAGAAGCTTTACCCGACATTTTAATAAAAAAACCGGCATAAGTTTTAATCGTTGGCTTTTGATGCAGAGACTTTATAGGGCGCAAAACCTCTTAGAAACAAGTAAAACCTCACTTGAGGATATTGCACAGCAATGTGGTTTTTCGTCATCCGTTACTTTTCGCCAACATTTTTCCCGCGTTTTTTCTATTCCACCGGGAGTTTATCGTAGTCAATTTAAAAAGCATTTACCTTAA
- a CDS encoding DUF485 domain-containing protein, protein MDEQMVARIEANPDYIELKKKRNILGWSLTFVVLIVYYGWIFVIAFNPQFLATKLGAGVTTIAIPIGIGVIVLMVALTAFYVVRANKIYDDLISRLEKEVGK, encoded by the coding sequence ATGGATGAACAGATGGTAGCCCGCATTGAGGCAAATCCCGATTACATCGAATTGAAAAAAAAGCGCAACATTCTTGGTTGGTCGCTTACTTTTGTTGTACTGATTGTTTATTACGGTTGGATTTTCGTTATTGCATTTAACCCCCAATTTCTCGCGACAAAACTTGGCGCCGGTGTAACAACCATTGCAATCCCAATAGGTATTGGTGTGATTGTATTGATGGTTGCACTAACCGCATTTTATGTCGTGCGTGCCAATAAGATTTATGATGATCTAATTAGTCGTCTTGAAAAAGAGGTGGGCAAATGA